One genomic segment of Occultella kanbiaonis includes these proteins:
- a CDS encoding glycoside hydrolase family 2 TIM barrel-domain containing protein produces MQTTPGAPLADLPTLPGTDSLPVPLAYHDDPVPGAGRRRPRAQFGSDAARLSLNGDWAFTLAPTAAGTGPTFTDPDLDDGGWGRIDVPSHWVLRGHGDPLYTNTAFPFPIAPPHTPTANPTGDYRRTFTLPAGWRRDGSVLRFQGVDSCAAVWLNGVELGHSKGSRLPFEFDIGPALREGSNVLCVRVHRWSSGSYLEDQDMWWLPGIFRDVELLERPAAVDDVHVHADYDHRSGAGTLRVEATDADGAPVFALIDVPELGVSALPAGTAVRIDGVQPWSAEVPRLYRGTVRADGERIEVAIGFRTISVADGVLRVNGVRVHLRGVNRHEHDPDHGRALSLETMRRDILMMKAHNINAVRTSHYPPHPEFLRLCDELGLWVVDESDIETHGFIYAGWEGNPPDEPAWTPALLDRTARMVERDKNHPSVIIWSLGNESEGGAGFVAIEAWLRDRDPSRPLHYERDRTYAQSDFYSLMYPSLEDLAAIAERTEETPEALAENAELEHRRRALPFLLCEYAHAMGNGPGSLADYQEILESSDRMAGAFVWEWIDHGFRGRTPDGVEYLRHGGDIDYRPNGGSYCIDGLVRPDRVPSPGLLELAKVLEPVRFDVDADAITVRNHYDVLDTGHLAFTWELARDGVALAAGDLTVPVLAPGEQARVDLPAVVGRESTTTAPGEVWLTVSARLAHATPWADAGHEIGWGQGQLAQESRPRTLSQKVAPEADGSAVLSQAASSASADPGMLVVGAAVLDARTGDLLSLGGLDTGGLRLDIWRAPTENDRGQGELNNLAKVWRAVGLDRMLHSVTDVGAVDGGACVRARLAPATQPFGLDLAYTWTAGHGAPSAGDPGDVTLTVDVTPYGPWHDVPYGHHEVTLPRLGVRLGLPAALARATWFGLGPGESYVDSHTAAKVGRYSTSIDDLGFEYLVPQETGNRHRARWLELTGAGTTGLRVAGAPTFDFTARRWSTEALDAARHPHELRPEDRLYLHLDLAQHGLGSSSCGPATPDRYRVHPEPTRFSLTFSTPSQKEQ; encoded by the coding sequence ATGCAGACCACCCCCGGCGCCCCGCTCGCCGACCTCCCCACGCTGCCCGGGACCGACTCGCTGCCGGTCCCGCTCGCCTACCACGACGACCCGGTGCCCGGCGCGGGCCGGCGACGCCCCCGTGCACAGTTCGGCTCCGACGCGGCCCGGCTGAGCCTGAACGGCGACTGGGCGTTCACGCTGGCCCCCACCGCGGCCGGCACCGGCCCGACCTTCACCGACCCCGACCTCGACGACGGCGGCTGGGGCCGCATCGACGTGCCCTCGCACTGGGTGCTGCGTGGCCACGGGGACCCCCTGTACACGAACACCGCGTTCCCGTTCCCGATCGCCCCGCCGCACACCCCGACGGCGAACCCCACCGGGGACTACCGGCGCACCTTCACGCTGCCCGCCGGGTGGCGCCGGGACGGCAGCGTGCTGCGGTTCCAGGGCGTCGACTCCTGCGCGGCGGTCTGGCTGAACGGGGTGGAACTCGGTCATTCCAAGGGCAGCAGACTGCCGTTCGAGTTCGACATCGGGCCGGCCCTGCGAGAGGGATCGAACGTGCTCTGCGTCCGGGTGCACCGATGGTCCTCCGGCAGCTACCTCGAGGACCAGGACATGTGGTGGCTGCCCGGGATCTTCCGCGACGTGGAACTGCTCGAGCGCCCCGCGGCCGTCGACGACGTGCACGTGCACGCCGACTACGACCACCGCAGCGGCGCCGGGACCCTGCGGGTGGAGGCCACCGATGCCGACGGCGCACCCGTGTTCGCCCTGATCGACGTCCCGGAGCTCGGCGTGAGCGCCCTGCCCGCCGGGACCGCCGTCCGGATCGACGGCGTGCAGCCGTGGAGCGCCGAGGTGCCGCGTCTGTACCGCGGCACGGTGCGCGCCGACGGGGAGCGGATCGAGGTCGCGATCGGGTTCCGGACGATCAGCGTGGCCGACGGCGTCCTGCGCGTGAACGGCGTCCGGGTGCACCTGCGCGGGGTGAACCGGCATGAGCACGACCCGGATCACGGACGGGCCCTGAGCCTCGAGACGATGCGCCGCGACATCCTCATGATGAAGGCGCACAACATCAACGCCGTGCGCACCTCGCACTACCCGCCGCACCCGGAGTTCCTGCGCCTGTGCGACGAGCTCGGACTGTGGGTGGTGGACGAGTCCGACATCGAGACGCACGGGTTCATCTACGCCGGCTGGGAGGGCAACCCGCCCGACGAGCCGGCGTGGACCCCGGCCCTGCTGGACCGGACCGCACGGATGGTCGAACGGGACAAGAACCACCCGTCGGTGATCATCTGGTCGCTCGGTAACGAGAGCGAGGGCGGCGCCGGGTTCGTCGCGATCGAGGCGTGGCTGCGGGACCGGGACCCGAGCCGGCCGCTGCACTACGAGCGCGACCGCACGTACGCCCAGTCCGACTTCTACTCGCTGATGTACCCCTCGCTGGAGGATCTCGCCGCGATCGCGGAGCGGACCGAGGAGACCCCCGAGGCACTGGCCGAGAACGCGGAACTGGAGCACCGCCGTCGGGCACTGCCGTTCCTGCTGTGCGAGTACGCGCACGCGATGGGCAACGGACCCGGCTCCCTCGCGGACTACCAGGAGATCCTGGAGTCCTCGGACCGGATGGCCGGCGCGTTCGTGTGGGAGTGGATCGACCACGGGTTCCGCGGCCGCACGCCCGACGGCGTCGAGTACCTGCGCCACGGCGGCGACATCGACTACCGGCCCAACGGCGGCTCCTACTGCATCGACGGGCTCGTCCGCCCGGACCGGGTACCCTCGCCCGGGCTGCTCGAGCTGGCGAAGGTCCTCGAGCCGGTCCGGTTCGACGTGGACGCCGACGCCATCACGGTGCGCAACCACTATGACGTGCTCGACACCGGCCACCTCGCCTTCACGTGGGAGCTCGCCCGCGACGGCGTCGCGCTCGCCGCCGGGGACCTGACCGTGCCGGTCCTCGCACCCGGGGAGCAGGCACGGGTCGACCTGCCCGCGGTGGTGGGACGTGAGTCCACCACGACCGCCCCGGGCGAGGTGTGGCTGACGGTCTCCGCGCGCCTGGCGCACGCGACGCCCTGGGCCGACGCGGGCCACGAGATCGGCTGGGGTCAGGGCCAACTGGCGCAGGAATCCCGTCCGCGCACGCTGAGCCAGAAGGTCGCGCCCGAGGCAGACGGTTCTGCGGTTCTGTCTCAGGCGGCCTCCTCTGCCTCAGCGGATCCGGGCATGCTGGTCGTGGGGGCGGCCGTGCTGGACGCCCGCACCGGGGACCTGCTCAGCCTCGGCGGGCTCGACACCGGCGGACTCCGCCTGGACATCTGGCGCGCGCCGACCGAGAACGACCGCGGCCAGGGAGAGCTGAACAACCTCGCGAAGGTGTGGCGCGCCGTCGGGCTGGACCGGATGCTGCACTCGGTGACCGACGTCGGGGCGGTCGACGGCGGGGCGTGCGTCCGCGCCCGGCTCGCCCCGGCCACGCAACCGTTCGGGCTCGACCTCGCCTACACCTGGACCGCCGGGCACGGCGCACCGTCGGCCGGGGACCCGGGGGACGTCACCCTCACCGTGGACGTGACCCCGTACGGACCCTGGCACGACGTCCCGTACGGGCACCACGAGGTGACCCTGCCGCGGCTCGGGGTACGCCTCGGCCTGCCCGCCGCCCTGGCTCGGGCCACCTGGTTCGGCCTCGGACCGGGGGAGTCGTACGTCGACTCCCACACCGCGGCGAAGGTGGGCCGGTACTCCACGTCGATCGACGACCTCGGGTTCGAGTACCTGGTGCCCCAGGAGACCGGCAACCGGCACCGCGCCCGCTGGTTGGAGCTCACCGGCGCCGGCACCACCGGCCTGCGCGTGGCAGGCGCGCCGACGTTCGACTTCACGGCCCGGCGCTGGTCCACCGAGGCCCTCGACGCCGCGAGGCACCCGCACGAGCTGCGGCCGGAGGACCGGCTGTACCTGCACCTGGACCTGGCCCAGCACGGGCTCGGCAGCTCGTCGTGCGGTCCGGCCACCCCCGACCGGTACCGGGTGCACCCCGAACCGACCCGGTTCTCCCTGACCTTCAGCACCCCGTCCCAGAAGGAGCAGTGA
- a CDS encoding aldo/keto reductase, producing MHSKADPLKTPSPVTPGTSGLGHGSDSASDAADLAAARALLTGAHTLIDTANMYGGGRSEVILGRAIAELGAVPAGVQVISKADRDLSTGAFDRDRVLRSFEESTARLGLDTLPLYQLHDQYTITFAEAMGPGGAVQALIELREQGAVGAIGVAAGPTAMLTEYVRTGVFEVLLTHNRYTLVDRSAAELIAEAAGQGMTVFNAAPFGGGLLAAGARAGATYAYRAAPEALLAWVARLEQVCAAHGVPVAAAALHFSMRNPHVASTVVGVRSPERLAQTDALLATEVPEDLWTEIDRLGTPPSTLDD from the coding sequence GTGCACTCAAAGGCTGACCCGCTCAAGACTCCGTCCCCGGTGACGCCCGGCACGTCGGGCCTGGGGCACGGCTCCGACAGCGCCTCCGACGCCGCGGACCTCGCCGCGGCCAGGGCGCTGCTCACCGGGGCGCACACCCTGATCGACACCGCGAACATGTACGGCGGCGGCCGCTCCGAGGTGATCCTGGGGCGCGCGATCGCCGAGCTCGGCGCCGTCCCGGCCGGCGTGCAGGTGATCTCCAAGGCGGACCGGGACCTGTCCACCGGGGCCTTCGACCGGGACCGGGTGCTGCGCTCGTTCGAGGAATCGACCGCCCGGCTCGGCCTGGACACCCTGCCGCTGTACCAATTGCACGACCAGTACACGATCACGTTCGCCGAGGCGATGGGGCCGGGCGGGGCCGTGCAGGCTCTGATCGAGCTGCGTGAGCAGGGCGCCGTCGGCGCCATCGGGGTGGCCGCGGGCCCGACGGCGATGCTCACCGAGTACGTCCGCACCGGTGTGTTCGAGGTGCTGCTCACCCACAACCGGTACACCCTCGTGGATCGGTCCGCGGCCGAACTCATCGCCGAGGCCGCCGGGCAGGGGATGACCGTGTTCAACGCTGCCCCGTTCGGAGGCGGGCTGCTCGCAGCGGGCGCCCGCGCCGGTGCGACCTACGCCTACCGGGCCGCGCCGGAGGCGCTCCTGGCCTGGGTGGCCCGGCTCGAGCAGGTCTGCGCGGCGCACGGCGTGCCGGTGGCCGCGGCCGCGCTGCACTTCTCGATGCGCAACCCGCACGTCGCCTCCACCGTGGTGGGGGTGCGTTCGCCGGAGCGGCTCGCGCAGACCGACGCCCTGCTCGCCACCGAGGTGCCCGAGGACCTCTGGACCGAGATCGACCGACTCGGCACACCGCCTTCGACCCTGGACGACTGA